ATTTCCCTGCAAAATATAAAAAATTATCTATTGAAGAAATCATAACAAAGGAACAAAGCATAAGTAAATCTAATAATTTTTTAAAACAATACTTTTTTCACGGATTAAACTTTGTTGCATCAAAGTAAACTTTGGCTCAGTTAAATTTTTATACCCATTACAGTAATATCATCTGTTTGTTCAAATGATTTTCCATAGCCATTAATCCATGTTTCAATCGCTTCATTAAGTATTGTTTTCTGTTCTTTCATTGCTTTATGAGAATTTTCCAACAATAATTTTTTAAAATTCTTTGAAAGATATTTTCGTTCGCAAGGGCCTCCAAACTGATCAGAAAAACCATCTGTACACAAGTAAATTGTATCTCCTTTTACTAAAGTAAATTCATGATTACTAAAATCTGCCATGTTTTTGTACATTGATATTGGCATCTTATCGCCCTTTAACTCCATTAATTTATGAGTTACACCCATCACATTCGAATTGCTAAGTGAAGTGCTTTCTTCATTACCTTCAACTCCTCCTTGATCGAGCTTAGAACTGTAACTCGGGCTGACTGAAGAAGATATAATATAAAGTGAATTGTTAGCTCCTGAAAACTGAACAGAATATTTTTCTTCGCCTTTATCAGAAAATACAGATTCAAGATTAATACAAATTAAAGAAATATCCATTCCATCCTGAACAAGTGGATTTGATAAGGACTGTTCTCCTAAAACACCTTTTTGCTGAAGTGAGATTAATACATGTTTTCTTAACTCATTTAATAACTGGCTTGCTGTTGATACTTCCTGTGTATTTACTATTTCATTTAATAATGATATCCCCAACATTGACATAAAAGCACCGGGAACACCGTGTCCGGTACAATCGGCAACAGCAACAAATAATAAATTCTTTTTAATTGTAAGCCAGTAAAAATCTCCGCTAACAATATTTCTGGGTTTTAATAAAACAAAATAGTCGGTCAATAAGGTATCTGTAAATTCCTTATTAGGTAACACAGCATTCTGTATCCTTTTTGCATAATGAATACTTGAAGTAAGCTCTGTATGAATTTCCTCAATTTTTTCTTTTTGTAATGTTACAAGATCACGCTGGCTCTCTATTTCGTCTCTTTGTGCAGCAATTTCCTCGTTTTGCTGATTAAGTTCTTCGTTTTTTTCCTGAATTTGTCTTTTCTGTTCAGTCAGTAATACATTCGCTTTCTTTTTGTTATTATAACTTCTAAATATTACTACTGCAAAAATAAGAACAAAAATAAATCCGATGATAAAACCAATTTTTTGTGTTTCCTGCTTGCTTATTTCTGCTTTTTGAAGTTCTTTATCTTTACTTAATAATTCTATTTCCTTCTGCTTTTTTTCTGTTTGATAAACTGCTTCCATTTCTTTTACCTGCCTGGCAGATTCTAAATTAAAAATACTGTCATTCATCAGTTTAAATAACTTAAGATACTCAGTAGTTTTTTTATAATTACCTATACTGTCATAAATTGCAGATAAATATCCATAAGCACATTTTTCCTCATCAAGACTACCTATTTTTCTAGCTATCTCTAAACTCTTTTCTGCATAAACAATTGCTTCCTTATACTCTTTTAATTGAATTTTCAATAAAGAAATATTCCCTAACACAATTGCCATTCCTCGCTTATCGCCTAGTTCCTCGTCTATTTTTAAAGACTTTAAATAAAAGCTTATAGCCAGATTATTATTTCCTTTATCGGCATATACAAGACCAATGTTGTTGTATCTTTCTGACATGCCCTGTTTATCATTTAATTCTTCAACAACTTTTAAAGATTTCTGATAATAAACGATTGCATTAGAAAAATCACCCTTCATATAATACACATTTCCAATATTATTATAACATCCTGCTATAACTCTTTTATCACCAATTTTTTCTACTACGGATAGTGCCTTTCTAAAATATTCATTAGCTCTGTCATAATTACTGTTTTCAGCATGAACTCTGCCAATGCTATTATAACTTCTTATTATTCCTTTTTTTCCGGATAAAGAAATCTCAGGATCTTTTGAGATAATTAAACGTTCATAAATTTTAATCGATTTTTGAAATAAATCAAGAGATTTAGGATAGTTGCCCTGACAAATAAATAATTCTCCAAGATTCAAATAACAACTTGCAACTTCTGGAAGGTTGTTCTGGATCTCTACGATTTTTAATTGCAAATTAAATGCTTTATGAGCTAAATCATAGTTTCCGTTATTACTGTAAAACAGTCCTTGTTTATTGTAACATTTTGCAATACAGGTATTGTCTGAACCGTTTTTCGCAATACCAAGCGCAATTCCATAGTACGTATCGGCAGAATCGGGCATATCTACTTCAAATACGTCACCGAGTTTTAAATAAAGATTAATTTTTGTGCTGTCTTCTTTTGTTTCAACTAGCAGTTTCCTTAAACTATCCGCACTATTTAAGGTTTGCGAATATAAACTTTGAGTAAAAAAAGCCAAGAAAAATATAATATAGATTATAATATTATTCAATTTTAAAAAAAACTTATAGCAAAGTAAACTTACAAATAATTCTTAGAAAAAGAACGCTTATTTATTAAAAATCAAAACATATCATCAGTATTCTGTTGTTCCGGCTTTAGCATTATATATGAGTTTTTCTTTAAATCAAAATAAATAACAACCCTTTTACCAAAACCATCATATACAGCAATAAAAGTATCGGGCACACTATGATATTCCTTTAAACACTTTTGCTGAAGAACAGCAGCACTATCAATACTTTCAAATGTTTCTCGCATCAAAAAACGATTATATTTCTCATTTCTTATCATTATTACTTTATCGCCAAGCAGCGGAAAGCGTTTGTTAAACTCAATTATTGATTCCATTGTAGAAAAAGCACCAACCTGCACTTTACAATACTTTATGTCAAAATCAATTTTATCCTTAATTTCTTTTAAAGAAAGATTCTCGGTTCTTTTATATAATATTTTGATCTTAATGATAGAATCGGCAGGATTATCAAGTACTTTAATTTTTTTATCTGCTAACAGATTCTCAACTTTTAAAATGTTAGTTGAATCTTTAACTATATTTAAATCAATAGTTATTTTATTTGGAATATCTCTTTTATAACCTTCTACTTCAACAAATTTTTTAACCTGATCAACAGTTCCAACATTTGATTCAACAATTGGTGATGCCCCGGTAAGTTCAATTGGAACTTTTACTCGTATTTTATTTTCTATACAAGTATAAATATTGTATCCTTTGTTATTTTCATCGGGGCGGTT
The genomic region above belongs to Bacteroidia bacterium and contains:
- a CDS encoding tetratricopeptide repeat protein yields the protein MAFFTQSLYSQTLNSADSLRKLLVETKEDSTKINLYLKLGDVFEVDMPDSADTYYGIALGIAKNGSDNTCIAKCYNKQGLFYSNNGNYDLAHKAFNLQLKIVEIQNNLPEVASCYLNLGELFICQGNYPKSLDLFQKSIKIYERLIISKDPEISLSGKKGIIRSYNSIGRVHAENSNYDRANEYFRKALSVVEKIGDKRVIAGCYNNIGNVYYMKGDFSNAIVYYQKSLKVVEELNDKQGMSERYNNIGLVYADKGNNNLAISFYLKSLKIDEELGDKRGMAIVLGNISLLKIQLKEYKEAIVYAEKSLEIARKIGSLDEEKCAYGYLSAIYDSIGNYKKTTEYLKLFKLMNDSIFNLESARQVKEMEAVYQTEKKQKEIELLSKDKELQKAEISKQETQKIGFIIGFIFVLIFAVVIFRSYNNKKKANVLLTEQKRQIQEKNEELNQQNEEIAAQRDEIESQRDLVTLQKEKIEEIHTELTSSIHYAKRIQNAVLPNKEFTDTLLTDYFVLLKPRNIVSGDFYWLTIKKNLLFVAVADCTGHGVPGAFMSMLGISLLNEIVNTQEVSTASQLLNELRKHVLISLQQKGVLGEQSLSNPLVQDGMDISLICINLESVFSDKGEEKYSVQFSGANNSLYIISSSVSPSYSSKLDQGGVEGNEESTSLSNSNVMGVTHKLMELKGDKMPISMYKNMADFSNHEFTLVKGDTIYLCTDGFSDQFGGPCERKYLSKNFKKLLLENSHKAMKEQKTILNEAIETWINGYGKSFEQTDDITVMGIKI